The sequence TTAGGACAACAATTCTAAGAGGATCCATTGAAAACTTTATTTGCTTGCACCATTGTTGTGTTATCGCTATCGTTGACGGACAAAACGATCGCTCAATCAGGTAAGATCGGGTATGTAGATTTTCAATACCTGGTTTCGCAAGTAAAAACGGCCGACGATATTCAACTTGAACTTCAGAAACTGGCTTCCGACTGGAATCAACAGTTGGAAACAATGCAAGATACGGTAGCCATGATGGAAAAAGATATGGAAACACTGAGTATCACATTGACCAAGTCAAGCCGTGACATGCTTCAGAAAAACATCGACGATCGGAAACATAAAATCACGGCATTCCAGGAACAAAAATTTTCACCGATCAAAGGTGAATTGTACAAAAAGCAACAGGAACTGCTTCAACCGATGGTTGATAAGATTCGGAAAGCGATCGATAACGTCCGTATTCGTGAAAAATACGATGTATTGTTCGATATTTCGGCTGGAAATCCGGTATCGATCGATAAGCGGTTTGACGTAACCGGTTTTGTCATTGAAGAACTTAGTTCTGTCGGCTTGATCGTTAAAGAACAACAGACAACCAATACAAATATTTATAAACAGGATACCAATCGTAAATCTGGAACTGAAACCGTAAAAAAATCCGGCAAAGATACAATCAACAATAAAAAGAAAGACAACGATAACGTTGATACGCCGGTCAAAGATAAAATCGATCAATAATTCATTACCATAAAAGGAGACCTCATTGTGAAAAAAATCATCTTGTCCATTACTGGAGTCATGCTATTGGCTGCAAGCTCGATCGTAGCGCAATCTAAAGTTGGCTATGTCGACTCCCAAAAACTGTTGGGCTCATTAAAAGAGACTCAAGCCGTGCAGACGCAAATGCAGACCGAACAGGAAAAAATGTACGCACAGTTCCAGTACTTGCAGGACTCGCTGGCCAATTCTCAGGAAGACTATGTCAAAAATGTGAAAGACAATCCGCTTCTTAAAGACGGCGCTAAAAAAGCGATTGAAAAAGGCATTCAGGAACTTGCGTACCTCGTTCAATCATCGCAACAAAAATTCCAGGAAGAATTATATGCCAAACAGCAAGAGCTGATGAAACCGATCCTGGAAAAAATTAAAAAAGCCGTTGATAATGTTCGTAAAGCCGAGAACCTGGATATTATGCTCGATTCAGCGTATGGGATCATCCTTGCTTCCGATACGAAGCTTGACCTTACTCAGAAAACCATCGATGAGTTAGTCAAGATGGCTACTGAAAAAGACAGCGGCACAAAAAAATAGTTTTTGAATCCAATCGTTTTTTGTATTTTAATGGAAATCCATCAGGGTTTCCATTTTTTATTTTGATTATATGAGCATTTATTTATCAGATTTGGCAAAACACCTTCATTCGACGCTCCTTGGTGATGATCGAATCATAAAAGGCGTGGCCGAACCTTTTACAAAGAATGATGACCAAGTCATTTTGATTCTTGAGAAAAAAACAATCAACAAAAAAGACCGTATCCGTTCCAAGGCTTGGATCGTTGCAAGACTATTATTTAATGATCAACTTAAGCATTTTTTAACGAGTGAGCGCATCAGCTATATGGTTGTGGATCAGGCTTATGAGGCCTTACGTCAAACGATTGAGTTTTTCTATCCTAATGAGTTTACTGAGCAAGCAATTCATCATACCGCCATCGTACATCCGGAGGCAAAAATAGGCGAAAAAGTTTTTATCGGTGCTTTTTGTGAAATCGAAAAAAAAACCTCTATTGATGACAGTGCCGTTATTGCCAAAGGATGTTTCATCGGCCAAAATTCTAAAATCGGCCGTGGTGTACATCTTGATCCCAATGTAACGGTATATCCTAATACTGAAATAGGAAACAACGTTATCATTCATTCCGGCACGGTCATTGGCAGTGACGGATTCGGATTTTATTCTAAAGAAGGCGTTCATATAAAAATTCCACATATCGGAAAAGTTATAATCGAGGACGATGTGGAAATTGGCGCCAATTGTTGTATCGCACGCGGGACGCTCGGGGAAACACGCATCAAAAAAGGAACGAAAATTGACAATTTGGTTCAAATTGCACATAATGTTGTAATTGGCGAACATACCCTTATTGCAGCGCAGGCAGGCATCGCGGGAAGTACGACGATCGGCGACCATGTTATTATAGCCGGGCAAGCCGGCATCGTCGGACATATTGAAATTGGCAACCGCGTCACCATCGGAGCTCAGGCTGGCGTCATTGGCTCGATTGAAGAAGGCCAAACCGTATCAGGGTATCCTGCCCGCGAACATTCCGAAGCGATGAAACGTGAAGCTCATATCAGTCAAATACCAAAAATTTTAGAATCGATTAAAGCGAAAAAAAAACGCGCTGAATAATTTGGAGAAATTTCATGCCCTTGCACGAACACGAGAATGAGATGATCCGCCCTAAAAAACAATCGGAAGATGTGGACATTGATCTTTCGTTACGGCCTTCACGGTTTGACGAGTTTGTCGGTCAGAAAAAAATTCTCGACAATCTGAAAGTATTCATTGAAGCCGCACGACTGCGCAACGATGCGCTCGATCACGTTTTATTATCAGGCCCTCCGGGTCTCGGCAAGACTACTTTATCGCACATTGTTGCCCACGAATTAGGCGTGCAAATTCGTACGACGTCCGGGCCCGTTCTGGACAAAGCCGGTGATCTGGCCGGTATTTTAACCAATTTGGAAGAACGGGATGTGTTGTTTA is a genomic window of bacterium containing:
- a CDS encoding OmpH family outer membrane protein, translating into MKTLFACTIVVLSLSLTDKTIAQSGKIGYVDFQYLVSQVKTADDIQLELQKLASDWNQQLETMQDTVAMMEKDMETLSITLTKSSRDMLQKNIDDRKHKITAFQEQKFSPIKGELYKKQQELLQPMVDKIRKAIDNVRIREKYDVLFDISAGNPVSIDKRFDVTGFVIEELSSVGLIVKEQQTTNTNIYKQDTNRKSGTETVKKSGKDTINNKKKDNDNVDTPVKDKIDQ
- a CDS encoding OmpH family outer membrane protein, with protein sequence MKKIILSITGVMLLAASSIVAQSKVGYVDSQKLLGSLKETQAVQTQMQTEQEKMYAQFQYLQDSLANSQEDYVKNVKDNPLLKDGAKKAIEKGIQELAYLVQSSQQKFQEELYAKQQELMKPILEKIKKAVDNVRKAENLDIMLDSAYGIILASDTKLDLTQKTIDELVKMATEKDSGTKK
- the lpxD gene encoding UDP-3-O-(3-hydroxymyristoyl)glucosamine N-acyltransferase, with product MSIYLSDLAKHLHSTLLGDDRIIKGVAEPFTKNDDQVILILEKKTINKKDRIRSKAWIVARLLFNDQLKHFLTSERISYMVVDQAYEALRQTIEFFYPNEFTEQAIHHTAIVHPEAKIGEKVFIGAFCEIEKKTSIDDSAVIAKGCFIGQNSKIGRGVHLDPNVTVYPNTEIGNNVIIHSGTVIGSDGFGFYSKEGVHIKIPHIGKVIIEDDVEIGANCCIARGTLGETRIKKGTKIDNLVQIAHNVVIGEHTLIAAQAGIAGSTTIGDHVIIAGQAGIVGHIEIGNRVTIGAQAGVIGSIEEGQTVSGYPAREHSEAMKREAHISQIPKILESIKAKKKRAE